From Nostoc flagelliforme CCNUN1, a single genomic window includes:
- a CDS encoding ion transporter → MSRSKPSEKQALEKERNEVLQQLEDWLEIPMLVLGFVWLALFIIEIIWGLNSLLEAFSITIWIIFILDFLLKLAIAPHKPDYIKSNWLTAISLVLPALRTFRIIRVVRILRTARAVRGLQLLRVMTRANRGMRVLAASISRRGFGYVVALTMIVTLIGAAGMYAFENEVPVESGLHNYGTALWWTAMLMTTMGSDYWPKTPEGRVLCFFLALYAFAVFGYVTATLATFFIGRDADDDEAELAGAKSIQVLQGEIAALRQEIQELLHQNSER, encoded by the coding sequence ATGAGTAGATCAAAGCCTTCAGAAAAACAAGCCCTAGAAAAAGAACGTAATGAAGTATTGCAACAGTTGGAAGATTGGTTAGAAATTCCAATGCTGGTGCTGGGCTTTGTATGGCTAGCACTATTCATCATCGAGATCATCTGGGGATTAAACTCTTTACTGGAAGCCTTTAGCATCACTATTTGGATTATTTTTATATTAGATTTTCTACTTAAACTAGCGATCGCCCCTCATAAACCTGACTATATCAAAAGCAACTGGCTAACAGCTATTTCTTTGGTGTTACCAGCGCTGCGTACTTTTCGGATTATACGGGTGGTACGGATATTAAGAACAGCACGGGCTGTGCGAGGGCTACAACTGTTGCGAGTCATGACTCGTGCTAACCGAGGGATGCGGGTTTTAGCAGCAAGTATTAGCCGTCGAGGGTTTGGTTATGTTGTGGCGTTAACTATGATTGTTACTTTAATAGGAGCAGCAGGAATGTATGCGTTTGAAAACGAAGTTCCTGTGGAATCAGGACTGCATAATTACGGCACTGCTTTATGGTGGACAGCAATGCTAATGACAACGATGGGTTCTGACTATTGGCCCAAAACGCCCGAAGGACGGGTGCTTTGTTTTTTCTTGGCGTTATATGCCTTTGCTGTGTTTGGTTATGTTACTGCAACTCTGGCGACGTTTTTTATTGGTCGTGATGCCGATGATGACGAAGCAGAGTTAGCTGGAGCGAAATCGATTCAAGTGCTTCAGGGTGAAATTGCAGCATTGCGGCAAGAAATTCAAGAATTATTGCATCAAAATTCTGAGCGTTAA
- a CDS encoding DUF2997 domain-containing protein: MRLPCATGEVKVEAEGFEGASCLSATQPFEEALGVVSESDAYGGKLRTFKDEAQTQQLRTTSTHSIRLRQ; this comes from the coding sequence ATGCGTTTGCCCTGCGCTACAGGTGAAGTGAAAGTGGAAGCGGAAGGGTTCGAGGGAGCGAGTTGTTTATCGGCTACGCAACCGTTTGAGGAAGCACTTGGAGTTGTCAGCGAGAGCGATGCCTACGGCGGTAAACTACGCACGTTTAAGGACGAAGCCCAAACCCAACAACTTCGTACAACTTCAACTCACTCTATTCGCTTACGGCAGTAA
- a CDS encoding DUF389 domain-containing protein, whose product MGNNIRDRFRNFRRRGSQPEQLQQLQTDLLAESTLDSAYIILIISSCAIATLGLLSNSTAVIIGAMIIAPLMLPIRGLAFGALQADITLFRKGIIAVAVGTMLAIVIAFTLGLLVGLPSYGSEVLARSRPTLLDLGIAVAAGGISGYAKVETKISGSLAGTAIAVALMPPICVIGLGLAQGNWSLSLGATLLYLTNLLGIGLSCMVTFVVAGYTSMARARQPLIWTMALTAILLIPLGVSFARLVRQAQLETNLRRALLNRTVTFGRLQLLNSNTNWLTNPPEVRLSVRAREPVTPRQVELLEEFIKQEMGQPFTLIFEVGQVEEIRRSKPR is encoded by the coding sequence TTGGGTAATAACATTCGAGACCGGTTTAGAAATTTCCGCCGCCGGGGTTCCCAGCCAGAGCAACTCCAACAATTACAAACAGACTTGCTGGCAGAATCAACCCTAGACTCAGCTTACATAATTTTGATTATTAGCTCCTGTGCAATCGCTACTTTAGGTTTATTGTCTAACAGTACGGCCGTGATTATTGGGGCGATGATTATTGCACCCCTGATGTTGCCGATCCGGGGGTTAGCTTTCGGTGCTTTGCAGGCAGACATTACTTTGTTCCGCAAGGGTATAATTGCTGTAGCAGTGGGCACGATGTTAGCGATAGTGATCGCCTTTACTCTGGGTTTGCTGGTGGGATTGCCCAGCTATGGTAGTGAAGTGTTAGCTCGCTCAAGACCAACGCTTTTAGATTTGGGAATTGCGGTGGCGGCTGGTGGTATTAGTGGCTACGCGAAAGTTGAGACGAAAATTTCTGGTAGTTTAGCAGGAACTGCAATCGCTGTCGCCCTTATGCCTCCCATCTGTGTGATTGGCTTAGGCTTGGCACAAGGAAATTGGTCACTCAGTTTAGGAGCAACTCTACTTTATCTTACCAACTTGCTAGGTATTGGCCTCTCCTGTATGGTGACATTCGTGGTAGCGGGTTACACTTCAATGGCGCGGGCCCGTCAACCCCTAATTTGGACTATGGCTTTGACAGCTATCCTGCTAATTCCCTTGGGAGTCAGCTTTGCTCGACTTGTACGACAAGCGCAACTAGAAACTAACTTACGACGGGCATTATTGAATAGAACTGTCACCTTTGGGCGATTGCAGTTGCTTAACAGTAATACTAATTGGTTGACAAATCCCCCAGAAGTCCGTTTGAGCGTTCGGGCAAGGGAACCTGTTACACCTCGTCAAGTAGAGTTATTAGAAGAATTTATCAAACAAGAGATGGGGCAACCATTCACTCTCATTTTTGAAGTTGGTCAAGTGGAGGAAATTCGACGTTCCAAGCCTAGATAA
- a CDS encoding helix-turn-helix domain-containing protein — translation MSMAERNESNLIMTAVDLRLVATFHWNESLGNRLRYLREAKGFSRKALSTETQKTGKAVSESYIQQLETPHLFAGKERRGESLTVSKDVLTRICEAMNIDVTDLLPSAKLFLPPS, via the coding sequence ATGTCAATGGCGGAACGCAATGAAAGCAATTTAATCATGACAGCAGTGGATCTGCGACTTGTCGCAACATTTCATTGGAATGAAAGCTTAGGCAATAGGCTACGATATCTTAGGGAAGCCAAAGGTTTTAGTCGCAAAGCTTTATCTACAGAAACTCAAAAAACTGGCAAAGCTGTTTCTGAGTCATATATTCAGCAGCTCGAAACCCCCCATCTCTTTGCTGGAAAAGAAAGAAGAGGTGAATCACTAACGGTGTCAAAAGATGTGCTTACCCGTATATGTGAAGCTATGAATATAGATGTAACAGATTTATTGCCATCAGCAAAATTATTTCTTCCCCCCTCTTGA
- a CDS encoding replicative DNA helicase, producing the protein MHPNQDNVVSFHPDRSLDNLPPQNIEAEVAILGGIMLDPEAITRVSDRLSVEAFYISAHSYIYQAAVQLHARYQPTDLLSVTAWLADHNLLNRIGGRNKLATLVDRTVSAVNIDALADLVMEKYRRRQLIKAGNEVVKLAYETETELPLVLNLAEAEVFAVTQNQSDERCKVFSAQDMGFELFQKLEMGSMAGDRVGWYDLENITGGIYPSSLVVVAAESHMGKTHFMISYAYEIMTKLGKPVLYVTPEMDKNQLNARMLARITGVDASMIQTNTQCYWEQIAQGIGQMVELPWKVYEHSSPTTTMIASAVRRAIAEFSGSIGAVFIDYLQQIPLESGGNMAFEVGKITRQIRDIAKSHKIPVFLGCQINRGNQTTADKRPNRHLLRNSGEIFEVCDQLIMLYRDAVYTKDPSDAFGNSKRERTIELIVEKNRLYGKLGTATMLCDLSTSKFLNLAR; encoded by the coding sequence ATGCACCCTAATCAAGACAACGTAGTTTCTTTCCATCCTGACAGATCACTTGACAATTTGCCTCCACAAAATATTGAAGCGGAAGTTGCGATTTTGGGCGGGATTATGCTCGACCCAGAAGCAATAACCAGAGTCAGTGATCGCCTGAGTGTTGAAGCCTTTTACATCAGTGCCCACTCATATATTTATCAAGCCGCAGTCCAACTTCATGCTAGATATCAACCCACAGACTTACTAAGCGTCACCGCATGGTTGGCTGACCACAATTTGCTAAACCGCATTGGTGGCAGGAATAAGCTAGCGACTTTGGTAGATCGCACTGTGTCCGCCGTCAACATCGATGCTTTGGCCGATCTGGTGATGGAGAAATATCGACGGCGGCAGTTAATTAAAGCAGGGAACGAAGTTGTCAAACTCGCTTACGAAACAGAAACTGAACTACCACTTGTACTAAATCTTGCTGAGGCGGAAGTTTTCGCCGTCACCCAAAATCAAAGCGATGAACGCTGCAAGGTTTTCTCCGCACAAGACATGGGATTTGAACTGTTCCAAAAGCTGGAGATGGGAAGTATGGCAGGTGACAGAGTTGGTTGGTACGACTTGGAAAATATCACCGGTGGCATTTACCCCAGCAGCTTAGTTGTAGTAGCTGCTGAATCCCACATGGGGAAAACTCACTTCATGATTTCTTACGCTTACGAAATCATGACTAAGCTCGGAAAACCAGTTCTGTATGTAACTCCAGAAATGGATAAGAATCAACTTAATGCCCGAATGCTGGCCCGAATCACAGGCGTAGACGCTTCCATGATTCAAACCAATACTCAGTGCTACTGGGAGCAAATAGCACAAGGTATAGGACAGATGGTGGAACTGCCTTGGAAGGTTTACGAGCATTCCTCCCCTACAACTACAATGATTGCAAGTGCGGTGCGCCGTGCCATTGCCGAATTCAGTGGTTCTATTGGTGCTGTGTTTATTGATTACTTGCAGCAGATTCCCCTGGAATCCGGCGGAAACATGGCCTTTGAAGTCGGCAAGATTACCCGCCAGATTCGGGATATTGCCAAGTCTCACAAAATCCCTGTTTTCTTGGGTTGTCAAATCAATCGGGGCAATCAAACAACGGCTGATAAACGCCCCAATCGGCATCTATTACGTAATTCTGGCGAAATCTTTGAGGTTTGTGACCAGTTAATTATGCTTTACCGCGATGCTGTCTACACAAAAGACCCAAGCGATGCCTTCGGCAACTCGAAGCGAGAACGCACTATTGAGTTGATTGTTGAGAAAAACCGCCTTTACGGTAAGCTCGGCACTGCGACCATGTTGTGCGACTTATCGACCTCGAAATTTTTGAACTTGGCGAGGTAA
- a CDS encoding mechanosensitive ion channel family protein has translation MNAEISTAWDKVQSMINGFIALLPNIVLGLIVFIFFLFIASRIKILVKRLTRNRRSARNLGLVLGRLAQGLTILIGLFIALSIVIPTFKAGDLVQLLGISGVAIGFAFRDILQNFLAGILILLTEPFQIDDQIVFKGFEGTVENIETRATTIRTGSNAIL, from the coding sequence ATGAATGCAGAAATCTCCACAGCTTGGGATAAGGTTCAAAGTATGATAAATGGTTTCATAGCTTTGCTACCGAACATTGTATTAGGGTTAATTGTCTTCATTTTCTTTCTGTTTATTGCTAGCAGAATTAAAATACTGGTCAAGCGGTTAACTCGCAATCGTCGTTCTGCCCGAAATCTGGGATTAGTTCTAGGAAGGTTAGCGCAAGGCCTAACCATTTTGATTGGGTTGTTTATCGCCCTTTCCATTGTGATTCCTACATTTAAAGCAGGTGATTTGGTACAACTTTTGGGAATTAGTGGTGTAGCAATTGGTTTCGCTTTCCGCGATATTTTGCAAAACTTCTTAGCTGGAATTTTAATTCTGCTCACTGAACCTTTTCAAATTGATGACCAAATTGTTTTTAAAGGTTTTGAAGGAACTGTCGAAAATATCGAAACACGAGCAACAACAATCAGAACCGGGAGCAATGCGATTTTGTGA
- a CDS encoding DUF4158 domain-containing protein, translating into MTSIERTAYPRFKRQFTTKELSDIYTPTFAEIAFAYSTAKGESNILNLLVILKSFQRLGYFPSIADIPLKIINHIRSHLKFELDIVLGYESSKTMYRHRTAIREYLQVKSFNQTALHLAVSAVKESAQVMDNPADLMNVAIAELIKNRYELPGFNTLNRLVRRVRNVVNQNLFKWVKLCVAIWKFVFFLT; encoded by the coding sequence GTGACATCTATAGAACGTACCGCTTACCCTAGATTTAAGCGCCAATTTACTACCAAAGAACTTAGCGATATTTATACCCCAACTTTTGCAGAAATTGCTTTCGCTTACAGTACAGCTAAGGGCGAAAGTAATATTTTAAATCTGCTCGTCATCTTAAAATCGTTCCAAAGACTGGGTTATTTCCCATCGATTGCAGATATCCCACTGAAAATCATTAACCATATTCGCAGTCATTTAAAATTTGAGCTTGATATTGTTTTGGGTTATGAAAGTAGCAAAACAATGTACCGACATCGGACAGCTATCCGCGAATATCTTCAAGTTAAATCTTTTAATCAAACTGCGCTACATTTAGCGGTATCTGCGGTGAAGGAATCAGCCCAGGTGATGGATAATCCTGCCGATTTAATGAATGTCGCTATTGCCGAACTGATTAAAAATAGATATGAGCTACCAGGATTTAATACATTAAATAGATTAGTACGCCGAGTTAGAAATGTAGTCAATCAAAACCTATTTAAGTGGGTAAAATTGTGCGTCGCCATCTGGAAGTTTGTGTTTTTTCTTACTTAA
- a CDS encoding cation:proton antiporter, whose protein sequence is MVLESAIAEEVITNNLKQFLLVLSVSLGVATLPQIFRWFRHIPYTLLLVIVGLGLALVDVRLVTLSPELILFIFLPPLLFEAAWNLKWAELKRDLVPICLYAVFGVVIAIAGVAIALNQVVGISLTTALLIAASLSATDPVSVTALFRELGVDSRLVTLMEGESLFNDGMAVVAFGFLVALSLGTVELEFQPILLQLFTVVGIGVGVGAFIGFGISYLTQRFDLPLVEQSLTLVSAYGTYLIIEDLGGSGVIGVVTTGLILGNFGSRIGMNPRTRVIVSEFWEFLAFFVNSIVFLLIGDQIRFASLGENLQIIMVTVAAMIVMRAVGIYILSKLSTSITKSEISLPEQTILWWGGLRGSVSIALALSVSTILPEREKIIATVFGVVLFTLLVQGLTIKPLLEKLNLLGDAPLREQYLEFVARHVALERVLQHLQADQRPGIDPEFRRYQETLIKGELVDLRMSIDKLQGEYPNLQSFTTEQFRGELLAIEADTYAEFVKSGRLNKELASMLENVLQNNQSQ, encoded by the coding sequence ATGGTACTTGAATCAGCGATCGCCGAGGAAGTCATTACAAACAATCTTAAGCAGTTTCTGTTGGTGCTTTCAGTGTCTCTAGGTGTGGCAACACTACCGCAGATATTTCGCTGGTTTCGCCACATACCTTACACCTTACTGCTGGTGATTGTTGGGTTAGGTTTGGCGTTGGTGGATGTCCGTTTAGTAACCCTTTCCCCGGAATTAATTTTGTTCATTTTTTTACCACCCTTGTTATTTGAAGCCGCATGGAATTTGAAATGGGCAGAACTGAAGCGGGATTTAGTGCCAATTTGTCTGTATGCGGTGTTTGGGGTAGTAATTGCGATCGCAGGGGTAGCGATCGCTCTCAATCAAGTTGTTGGTATTTCTTTAACTACAGCTTTACTCATTGCAGCCAGTCTATCTGCAACTGACCCTGTTTCTGTCACCGCTTTGTTTCGTGAATTGGGTGTAGATAGTCGTCTTGTCACCTTAATGGAAGGCGAAAGCTTGTTCAATGATGGCATGGCTGTAGTTGCCTTTGGTTTTTTGGTAGCCTTATCTTTGGGAACTGTAGAATTGGAATTCCAGCCAATTTTATTGCAGTTATTTACAGTTGTTGGCATCGGTGTAGGGGTGGGAGCTTTTATCGGATTTGGTATTTCCTATCTCACCCAGCGCTTCGATTTGCCCTTGGTGGAACAATCCTTAACTTTAGTTTCCGCTTATGGTACTTACCTGATTATTGAAGACTTAGGTGGTTCTGGGGTAATTGGAGTTGTCACCACAGGTTTGATTTTGGGTAACTTTGGCTCTCGTATCGGCATGAATCCCCGCACTCGGGTTATTGTCTCCGAATTTTGGGAATTTTTGGCGTTCTTTGTAAACTCCATTGTCTTCTTGCTAATTGGCGACCAAATACGCTTTGCCAGTTTAGGCGAAAACCTGCAAATCATAATGGTGACAGTCGCAGCAATGATTGTGATGCGGGCAGTTGGTATTTACATTCTTAGCAAATTGAGTACTAGCATCACCAAATCGGAAATTTCTTTACCAGAACAAACTATCCTATGGTGGGGTGGGTTACGCGGTTCCGTCTCCATTGCCCTGGCATTGAGTGTATCGACGATACTACCAGAGCGAGAAAAAATCATTGCAACGGTATTTGGAGTAGTTTTATTTACTCTACTTGTTCAGGGATTGACCATCAAACCTTTGCTGGAAAAACTCAATTTGCTAGGTGATGCACCCTTACGTGAGCAATATTTAGAATTCGTTGCCCGTCATGTTGCTTTAGAACGCGTTCTGCAACACCTCCAGGCAGACCAACGCCCCGGTATTGACCCAGAGTTTCGCCGTTACCAGGAGACACTAATCAAAGGCGAACTTGTAGATTTACGGATGTCTATTGACAAATTACAGGGTGAATATCCGAATCTTCAGAGTTTTACGACTGAACAATTTCGAGGAGAACTGTTGGCAATTGAGGCAGATACTTATGCAGAATTTGTCAAATCTGGTCGGTTAAATAAAGAATTAGCATCTATGCTTGAGAATGTTTTGCAGAATAATCAATCTCAATAA
- a CDS encoding DUF1257 domain-containing protein: protein MSHFSTVRTKLANRECLIFALTDLNLSPQVHEEAQPLKGYYGGSQGQSAEIIVSGRTIKARADIGFKWNQSSGVYEVIHDSYETVPKLGQDFFSNKLMLAYGQRMVRVKAAELQERFGECAITESTHGSVQTLRLTFAGHQEVQQYVRR from the coding sequence ATGTCACATTTCTCAACAGTTAGAACTAAGCTTGCTAACCGTGAATGTCTTATTTTTGCACTCACGGATCTAAACCTATCACCGCAAGTTCATGAAGAAGCGCAGCCACTAAAAGGATACTACGGTGGCTCTCAAGGACAAAGCGCTGAAATTATCGTATCTGGTCGCACCATAAAAGCCCGTGCAGACATCGGATTCAAGTGGAATCAGTCAAGTGGTGTGTACGAGGTAATACACGACAGTTATGAAACAGTTCCGAAGTTAGGGCAAGACTTCTTTAGTAACAAGTTGATGCTGGCTTATGGACAACGGATGGTTCGTGTTAAAGCCGCCGAGTTACAAGAAAGGTTTGGTGAATGTGCGATCACTGAATCAACTCACGGAAGTGTGCAAACCCTACGCCTAACTTTTGCCGGACATCAAGAAGTTCAACAATATGTAAGGAGATAA
- a CDS encoding universal stress protein produces MFQRVLICTDFSDGLHRLIHFVSSLALTGMKQIVFLHAVPLSERGIIPQVDIEKIEQAQTRFAEAIGESPTDIEVKIEVQSGKPVDIILKVAQTYRSQLIILGSQSRSLLTEKLLGSTMANLSRRTPIPLLVLRPQLIYAYTSEELILRCQHLFRSLLLPYNGTQAADYLVQEVKQLAQQQSGRYLQQCKLCWVLEDSGRREIPKKILPQQAEQTLSQIKADLEVENLQVEIEVREGHSVTEVLEAAAMGDLSAIAVSSGTIGKLQEWLVSSFAAELLRFSWYPILFFPNERG; encoded by the coding sequence ATGTTTCAACGAGTTTTGATTTGCACAGACTTTTCCGACGGTTTACATCGTCTAATACATTTTGTTTCCAGTCTTGCGCTTACGGGGATGAAGCAAATAGTTTTTCTGCACGCTGTTCCATTATCGGAAAGAGGCATTATTCCACAAGTTGATATTGAAAAAATAGAACAAGCTCAAACTCGCTTCGCAGAAGCTATTGGCGAAAGCCCCACTGATATAGAAGTAAAAATAGAAGTTCAATCGGGAAAGCCTGTTGATATCATCCTTAAAGTTGCCCAAACCTATCGATCTCAATTAATTATCCTGGGTTCTCAAAGTCGCAGCTTACTCACGGAAAAATTGCTGGGTAGTACAATGGCTAACTTATCTCGTCGAACACCTATTCCCCTACTGGTACTGCGTCCTCAGTTGATCTATGCTTATACTTCTGAGGAATTAATACTCCGTTGTCAGCACCTTTTCCGTTCTTTGCTACTTCCCTACAACGGTACTCAAGCGGCGGATTATTTGGTGCAAGAAGTAAAGCAATTGGCTCAACAACAATCTGGTAGATATCTGCAACAATGCAAGCTTTGCTGGGTTTTAGAAGATAGTGGTCGTCGAGAAATACCAAAGAAAATCTTACCACAGCAGGCTGAACAAACTCTATCTCAGATTAAAGCTGATTTGGAGGTGGAAAATTTACAAGTGGAGATAGAAGTTCGGGAAGGACACTCTGTTACCGAGGTTCTAGAGGCGGCTGCAATGGGTGATCTTAGCGCGATCGCAGTGTCTTCAGGAACGATAGGTAAACTCCAAGAATGGTTGGTTTCCAGTTTTGCAGCTGAATTATTGCGTTTTAGCTGGTATCCCATACTCTTTTTTCCAAACGAACGTGGCTAA
- a CDS encoding DNA cytosine methyltransferase: MIRTLQQQRATKEDIIAFIKKAKTKKPSRKSDVCKNFDNTKLKPVLPDDAPIAVVLFAGGGGIEAGMVQAGIRPVIAVEFDPSKPELSRAIALNHHRNFSEYGCRVVQLTVQEVARLRFLGFPRRPDYLHASPVCANFSQAHTAKAGKGIETADDLTAAIAIAEAIRQLQPRVFTLENVSRYQNSQSFSIILSALEQEGYSVNYSVVSMDKFGLPQARRRLVLIASRGFRVALPWETTPCGWYEAFTKCAEGIAHLLPTMSDSQLLLKQQQALEKFLAGNVPTPLLIERVGGRKLPKYKPGSHPANTILRCLRRAAPTHFTDHKGCNRMALS, encoded by the coding sequence ATGATTCGGACACTGCAACAACAGAGGGCAACCAAGGAAGATATCATCGCCTTTATCAAAAAAGCGAAAACCAAAAAGCCATCACGAAAATCAGATGTCTGCAAAAATTTTGATAACACAAAATTAAAACCAGTTCTTCCAGATGATGCCCCGATTGCTGTAGTACTTTTCGCGGGCGGCGGCGGGATTGAAGCTGGGATGGTTCAAGCTGGTATTCGTCCAGTTATCGCGGTGGAGTTTGACCCAAGCAAACCAGAACTAAGTCGGGCGATCGCTCTCAACCATCACCGTAATTTTAGCGAATACGGGTGTAGAGTAGTCCAGCTAACAGTGCAAGAAGTAGCACGGTTAAGATTTCTGGGTTTTCCACGAAGACCTGACTATCTCCACGCCTCCCCGGTGTGTGCCAACTTCAGTCAAGCCCACACAGCTAAAGCAGGTAAGGGCATTGAAACGGCTGACGATTTGACCGCAGCGATCGCTATTGCTGAAGCCATCCGACAATTGCAGCCACGGGTGTTCACTCTCGAAAATGTTTCACGCTATCAGAACAGTCAGAGTTTCAGTATTATCCTGTCAGCTTTGGAGCAAGAGGGGTACTCGGTCAATTACAGCGTCGTCAGCATGGACAAATTTGGATTACCCCAGGCGCGTCGGCGGTTAGTCCTGATTGCAAGTAGGGGGTTTCGCGTTGCCTTACCTTGGGAAACTACACCTTGCGGTTGGTACGAGGCGTTCACGAAGTGTGCCGAAGGTATCGCGCATCTCCTCCCTACGATGTCCGACTCTCAACTACTGCTCAAGCAACAGCAAGCTTTGGAGAAATTTTTAGCCGGGAATGTGCCAACACCACTGTTGATTGAACGGGTTGGAGGACGCAAGTTACCCAAGTACAAGCCAGGGTCGCACCCTGCTAATACCATTCTGCGATGCCTGCGGCGGGCTGCGCCTACGCACTTCACCGATCACAAGGGCTGCAACCGAATGGCACTAAGTTAA
- a CDS encoding DUF5131 family protein, with protein MSTNIEWTDETWNIIVGCSRISSGCQQCYAATAAKSPRLQQFPQYQAVSIWDGTVQFVESQLIKPLHWKKPKNIFVCSMADLFHENVPFEWIDQVMAVIALCPQHTFQVLTKRPERALEYFSQQSLWVKWYEAAQNFLWDAIGEKFGELINLQQYFIGQPFPLPNVWLGASTENQQMANKRIPILLQIPCSVRFLSCEPLLEDIDLRQGGAIQKLISDSYEWELVNEDIQWIVVGGESGPNSRPCHIEWLESIVQQCQQSNTKVFVKQLGANAIFGGQQFKTRNKKGGDIEEFPEYLKVRELPLSICG; from the coding sequence ATGTCAACAAATATAGAATGGACAGACGAAACTTGGAATATAATTGTCGGCTGTTCTCGAATTTCAAGCGGCTGCCAACAATGTTATGCAGCTACCGCCGCCAAATCCCCGCGACTTCAACAATTCCCTCAGTATCAAGCTGTAAGTATTTGGGATGGAACAGTGCAGTTTGTCGAATCTCAGCTTATTAAACCATTGCACTGGAAAAAACCCAAAAATATATTCGTTTGTAGCATGGCTGATTTATTCCACGAGAATGTGCCATTTGAATGGATTGATCAGGTGATGGCAGTTATAGCTTTGTGTCCTCAGCATACTTTTCAAGTTCTCACAAAGCGGCCAGAAAGGGCGCTGGAGTATTTCAGCCAACAATCACTATGGGTCAAATGGTATGAAGCAGCCCAAAATTTTCTTTGGGATGCAATTGGTGAAAAGTTTGGAGAATTAATTAATCTCCAACAGTATTTTATTGGCCAACCATTCCCTCTACCAAATGTATGGTTAGGAGCCTCCACTGAGAATCAACAGATGGCGAACAAACGCATTCCAATTCTCTTGCAAATTCCCTGTTCTGTTCGGTTTTTGTCTTGTGAGCCACTACTTGAAGATATTGATTTGAGGCAAGGAGGAGCAATTCAAAAATTAATCAGTGATTCCTACGAATGGGAATTAGTAAATGAAGATATCCAATGGATTGTTGTAGGGGGTGAGTCTGGCCCCAATTCTAGACCATGCCACATCGAATGGCTCGAATCAATTGTCCAACAATGCCAGCAATCAAACACTAAAGTATTCGTCAAACAGTTGGGTGCGAATGCAATATTTGGGGGACAGCAATTTAAAACCCGCAACAAGAAAGGGGGAGACATTGAAGAGTTTCCCGAATATCTGAAAGTTAGAGAATTGCCTTTGTCTATATGTGGCTAA